Sequence from the Nerophis ophidion isolate RoL-2023_Sa linkage group LG10, RoL_Noph_v1.0, whole genome shotgun sequence genome:
gattggcaacactaaaaatagccctagtgtgtgaatgttgtctgtctatctgtgttggccctgtgatgaggtggcaacttgtccagggtgtaccccgctttccgccccaatgcagctgagataggctccagctccctccgtgaccccaaaaagggacaagcggtacaaaatggattgaTGGGTAGTTGTCAACTAGCTAATAGTGGCGCCATACTTATTTAAACATCTTAGCTGATAACAAGTTACTTTTAGGACAAGTTCAAGTAAAAACAGCGCGCCATCTCTCCCTCAGTTTGAGGGTCCTTGGCCAAGAAAACGTTGAAGACCCCTGGTCTATGTTGTTGGAGAAGAAACACAACATGTTTTGGCTCACTTGACGCAGTGAGCCGCAGTGACGATCCAGCAGCCTCCGATGTACGTGCCACCGCAGTCCATCTTGCCGTTCTGCTCCAGGCCCACCTGCCACTGGATTTGGGTCTGCGGGGGGGCGTCGGCACAAATGCGTCACTTTCCTGCTTTGGCGCTTGTGAGGACATCAGAGTGGCAAACACACCCGATTGGCCGGAATTCCCCCGACCACTCGCTTGTATCGGCCCCCGCTCACACGATCCCTCACGCTGTCGTCTTCCGCAGCGGTGGCGTTGGGGACGCCGCATTGCAGCTTGGACTCCAGATGTGCACGGCTGGCGCTGGtttctacgcacacacacacacacacacacacactaatgtgttGCCGAGCAAAAGAGAaatatgttaacatgctatctgTCCAGAGGTATGCTAACCTTTCCTGGGAGAGACGTATTCtgaagcagacatgacacagttAATGTTAGCAATGATTCTGGAAGGTTCTGGCTTGCTGTACCTGTGTTGGTAGGCCCTGCGCTCACTGCTTCTGCGTGACATAAAAATGGACGATTTAGAAACATGCCTTGTACGAGGTcttctcgtgtgtgtgtgtgtgtgtgtgtgtgtgtgtgtgtgtgtgtgtgtgtgtgtgtgtttctcacTGGACGTCACGGCCTCATCTTTGCCGTCCAAACAGTCCACCTGTCCATCAGCTAACGCGTCAGCGTGCACGCACACGCCCGTCTTACAGCGGAAGGCGCCGCTCCTGCAACCTAGCGGGCGGAGCAAGTAACTATAAACGTCTTCATGTGTGGATGTACAGTCGCGGccgaaagtttacatacacctgtgaaggacataatgtcatggctgtcttgagtttccaataatttctaacaactcttatttgtttgtgatatagttagtgattggagcacatacttgttggtcacaaaaacattcattcatttttttattattattattatgagtctactgaaaatgtaacccaaaataagagttgtagaagttcttggaaactcaagacagccatgacattatgttttttacaagtgtatgtaaacttttgaccacgaattTGTGCGTCTGGTTTACGTTTGCAGCACATCTCGTCGCTGCGGTCGCCACAGTCGTCCACGCCGTCGCAGGTGTGCTCGGTGGACACGCATTTCCCGTTAGCACACTTGAAGCCGCACTTGTCTCCTGAAAGGCAAGCGACCAAGTTGAAGGTGGTGTTTTGCGTGCGATGCCGTCACATAAGCGCTGACCTGCGGGGGCGCTGGACTCGTTATAGCACGTCACCGTGGCAACCTTGTCCATGATGCGGACGCTGTCGTGGATGACGCATTCGGCCAGCGAAGTCTCGAAGCCTTGACAGCGGACGCTGACACAGCTGGTGGGAAACGCCGCATCTACGCCTTCTTGGCTCAAGGTTGGGTAATCGAGCCATCCGGCAGACGAGGCGCCGCTGCGGACGCACCCGTGTTAGCATAAACGTGTTAGCgtcactggtaaaaaaaaaaaaaaagaagtcatcTCACAGTTCGTGGCCATGTTCCTTGCAGGCTACATTAGCGCTAGCCGTGTCCCACAGCTTCAAACACACAAGCAGGCGACGCCCACCGCTGGGACTCGCAGGCTCGGGGACGAAGAGCGAGACCATGCCAGTCTGAGGGTCCAAGGAGCTAGTGAACTTGGCTTGCTcttctggacacacacacacacacacacacacacacacacacacacacacacattggcaaCAAGCGAGAATGTCAGTGTAGACGACTTAGATGGCAAACCTGAGCACGTTTCTCCAAAGTGGGACATAGCGGTCTTCTTGTTGCGACACGCCAGCGCCATCACCTGACAACACGACCAAAGCACTTAGCCCAGCATAggaattctcaaactgtggtacgccgCCAAATAAGTCTGTTAAAACACACTAGATGTGGAGTATCGTTGTTGATGTTTCTGCATGGTGTGTAATGTAAagtatataaagttaaagtaccactgatactatccatccatccattttctactgcttattccctttggggtcgcagctacaatcgggcggaaggcgcggtacaccttggacatgtcgccacctcatcgcagggccaacacagatagacagacaacattcccactcacattcacacactagggccaatttagtgttgccaatcaacctatccccaggtgcatgtctttggaggtgggatgaaaccggagtacccggagtgaacccacacagtcactgggagaacatgcaaactctacacagaaagatccagagccccggattgaactcaggactactcaggaccttcgtattgtgaggcagacacactaacccctcttctactGTGCTGCCCCCACAGatactaggtgtgatgaaataaccctctgcatttgacccatccccttgttccacctcctgggaggtgaggtgagaaGTGAGCACCAGcaatggccgcgctcgggaatcattgaAAATTAGAGtcatagaaattattggaaactcaagacagtcctggaatcattttggtgatttaacccccaattccaacccttgatgctgagtgcaaagcagggaggtaatgggtgccatttttgtagtcttcggcatgactcggttggggtttgaactcacgacctaccgatctcagggcggacactctaaccccaaggccactgagtaggacacctgttaaataaaacctctgccttgattttaatgaatacttaggcctactacattacagtattttaatgttggtcattacggtGCTACTAGGAGAGCCAATTTTTTTCTtggtgaattttttttattaacaaacATATTAACACGCTAACATCGCTAGCTATACCTGGCAGTAGGAGCGGTAGAGGcgattgtcccgcccacacacaGGAGTCATGTCCTCCACAGGACACAAATACGGCGGCTTGCAGGAGCAACGACCTTCAATGCAGCGCTCCCAGGGAGGACAGAACACCAGGTCACATGACGCACGCGTCGGCCTGAAAGCACAGCTTGTCACCTTGAGCGCACGTACGCCACCAAGCACTACCTACTTCCTGTGGAGACACGCCTCAGGACCCATGAAGTCATCTTGCGGCGTCAGGTGGTCCGCATTCGCCGACTCCTCATTTCTTAGGGCCTCCTGCTGGCAGACGACTTCATCACTTTATCACACAATGATGACCAGACTTATTGAGGCCATTTGGCTTTTATTTCCAAACTACAACACTGTCACTCAGGTCCTTGGACCGGACCCAAGTACTAGTCTCAGGTTCCATTACCCTAACCCTTGTCTAAATATACTGGTCTTAGTCCAATCCCAAACCATAGTCCTTGTCCTatagtctcccgtccaaaggcaatacctagtaactcacttctagctgattttgagaaaacaaaggaaaaccagtctatcttgatgctgtcttacaaagatctacaaagtcatcgaACATATGGATGATTTCTTGagatttcattttcttgccgattgagccatggattgaatctgttctcataaacgtgtgccctttctccagatattttattacaatctcgggtgggccccattctgcgtttgcacattgggcaagcgtccagtttttactttgacctccacagttatctgcccaaaagagtatgcaagaggaagaatcaagaacaatacatttaatgaaggtgcttgcaacgtcctgggccaatcttccaaatatcccctcgtgccataatatcacataatcaggttgaccgttagcccccattcgtgcaaatgtctcattaaagacaataaggcgactgacaaagaagctccgattggtcccttgagatactaggtttttccgttgtatctacgtggttatgtggtagttgctaggtcctgccatgcgcgtaacagcttacttacggaacaaattacaatatcgcatacactaatgtaaagcatatcacctaggaactccaaaattattatcagctcagttttgaccaaaattgagttactgggttttgcctttggacgggagtactgGTGGTCCTAAAAAGAAGCTTTACTCACCGTCTGTGAAgccaacaaaagaagaagaagaaaaggagaCAGTCTCATCCTGACTTTGTCGTGGTCCTTGTTCCAGAATTCAGATGTTTGTGATGACGTCATCAGTCAATCATTAGTTGGTCACGTGAGCGCTGAACTAAGTAAACTGTTTGTTCTGGACCAGCAAACAAGTTACGATCCGCGCCGTATCTGTGGGCAGTCCTGGTCAGCATGCAGCAGGTGGCGCTAACACGCTAACATTTTTAGTCACTGCAAAAGGATGACTTTAAAGATTTGCATTTACTGTCATGATTAGAGAGAGATGTAGGAGCGTGGCACCAAATTATGCTCCCATCCCACCCTAAATCCAGTGTTGTCACCCCATACATGCAGTAAAAGATTAATTATAGATTTGGTTGAAACCAGCTATTTAAAACAGTTGTAAAAACCTTAATTAGGTTTATGACTGACATCTggatcagggatgtcaaacatgcggtGACATTggtgtaaaatccatccatccatccatttcctaccacttattcccttttggggtcgcgggggctatggcgcctatctcagctacaaggactgcaggaccttcgtattgtgaggcagacgcactaacccctcttccaccgtgaagccctgctgtAAAATTAAGctgtatttttaaatgaaagaaactgctgttctaaatgtgtcaacTGGATGTGGCAATAGTTATTCTGTTAAGCAAGCAAATAGTTTACACCGGGGTGAGCAAGTATGCCAAGCAGGAGGTACACGGTAAAGCGGGACTGTGACTCCTCCCCCTTGACACAATGTAAAACcaacaggagtaaaataaacaatgggtaaccccacttaaaatgcggcatgagacactgcacattgatatagttctgtgaaaataAGTGTCTTCTGTGCAAAAATGTAAAGCAAGTAAACAGTGTGTGatatactgcaatactgtcagtagggctgggcgtatcgataccaagtatcgatagtatcgatacatggtgagtatcggtatcgtattgacactggcgtgatggtatcgatacttcaccaaattaagcaaatcactccgtttaaaaaaaaaaaaagtgagcacagcgcagcgctcctcaccactccaccctcctccctagtgatggatcgcaaacgagatttaaaaacactttaaaaattcatcttcaacccaaaataaaataaaattaatacaattaacatgacgtttggtgcgttcgcgcacacacatcagtataattcgctccgaggttcactcggacacgcacacacacacacgcgtgcgtttccagtgcgacttaatttcttggttgtaaactgtaaagtattttattgcactaaaataacaataatttctcagttcttttgttttgtgttcatttttacaactgtttaataataataattttcttttttacttaagttcttgtgtgttgtgaggcgactatccaagttcagtatttgttttcaccttatttgcactacttactttattgtaattgatattataacttttttatttgaatttctcagttcttttgttttgtgttcatgtttacaactttgttcaataactagagttttgttatttaccttacgtgtttgtgtgttttgaggcgacaagccaggttcagtagttgtttgcaccttatttgcattactttattgctattgatattacttttgtaataaatatatatattttttttacttaaatcgttgtcctgtgttgtattattatcataatcaattaataaaggcaaaagtacaaatttgtttttcaaaagtatcaataccccgaagtccccccccccccccaatcagatgacgacacttctggtatcggtatcggcgatacttgccggtatcggatcggatcggtatcgatacccacaTTTCCAATATCGCACACCCCTAACTGTCAGTCTTTTAagtctttatttttggtttgttaaaGTAGTTCACACAttgcacagcttttatttttctatcaATGCACAGTGATGCCTAGAAGGCAGGGAGTAActcaacccttttgaatagtttctacctcagtttgtatggtttgttgagttagcacaggattgatatgtggaaatgacaaatgaggtagttgatcCATAGAACAGTTTTCAACTACCTTGAAGTGTTTTGTTAAGATGATTATttgtgatatatgtatatattttcagaatgtgcttgttctattgtGGGCCAAAATCCATCTGGagttgttgtagttgtatttttaagttattatgccatgattttacccatcCGGCCCTGGTGGGAatagagctaaaatgagtttcacAACCCTGATCTAGATAAACCCCCAAAATAATtagttgttggggtttttttgtgttttttttttatacaaacagGTGCCAACAAATTCAATATAAAGTGGCCTGAATATAAATtcaaataatcatataacctgtcattactTATGTAAATGTGATTATACGTCTGTCAAGTTTTCCTTTATTTCAGAGAGTAGTGAAATGAATTGAGTTAAATTTTATGTAGTGCTTTTCTCTACCCACTCAAAGCGGTTTATATATTGAAACCCATTGTCTACATCTTTACATTCGAACCAGTGTGGATGTTTCTcatgttgctggcatggccgctctaccaatcgagccacgCCGCCCCCCAGTGTAGACATTAGCGGATTCATTTAGGATTATAATCAGTAGATAATATGAATAATTCATCAATATTGTGATTGTACCATTTCTCCTGTCTTTAAAAATGTGTAACTTTTAACATTCAAACTTACTGAAATTTAATTAACtggtagagtaaaaaaaaaaaagtccaaaaacatGGCACACAGAAAATGTATACCGGACAACACAAAAAGGGActgagattatttttttaatctaattttaTAAATATGCATTTCGAGGGACAGCACAACAAAACAAtgtataattttatttaaaaatcctGATGAAAAGATATGACATTGAGTAACCtgatgtttttattttctatGTTGTACGTTATGAAATACAAATATAGTCgtacctcaatttacgagtaCCGAGCATCCTAAAGAGAGGGTTCAGAAAGAAACTTTAAAATGGcctgtaaaatataatctatgttacattttgaccaaataaccaccttTATAGGTTATGTAGAtgacaaagaagtgttttaaatgaagaAAAATATCTTTGGCAAAACCTGTCACCGGGTcatgtattgttttttgtttgttttcattgtcCTGTTTAAAGTCTAATTGTGTTTAAGCATTTCTCCTTTTGTTTACTTTCTGGCAAAGAGGGTGCTGATTAATCTCACCTGCTCTTGATTGCTAGTCAGAGGGCTTTGTATATCGACATCACCATGCCCAAGTCGCAGGTCCATTGTTCATCACTGGTGACACGAATGTTTGGAGGCAGCCTGTTGAGACATTTAGGTTTTTTTCCATGTCTTCTTTGTTTTAATGCTACGCTAAGTTTACCTTCAGCTCGCTGCGTGCTTCTAGCGGCACAAACTCTTTGAACGCACCACTCTTATGGGAattgagatgcaaaagtgaaacctGTACATAACTTCTCCAATGCTGCGAGACACATTTAATATGTTTATCTGTCTTGTATCACTTCATCCTTGTTCCAAAATATGGGTGCTGTGTGGCAATACTTAGAGGTGTGCTTTGATGACATTATGACGTATGTGTTGAGTGAGGTGAAGTTAGGTTTACTGCTATCCTATGAACCATTTTGAATTTTTGATAGGTGTGTAAGTAGTTTTAGACATTCTTATATGATTTAAGCTACCTTAGCATTTAACTTTGGCAACTATATtaattttataataacatttatgatGTGTTTAAAActtcaaactttacaaaagcaCAGTGGACCCTGTGCATCATCCCCACTGTGATGCTGCTAGACAGATGATTGAGAAGCACAAAATGTTGGACGTGAATTTAATAAGACATTTCAGACATTTAATAACATCCAGAGACACAGAAGGACTGAAAAAATGAGCATAAATAAAAAAGAAGGTGCCTTTTCTGTCCATTCATGCATAAAGCTGAAAAAATATGGCTTTTAGTATCTATTGCACACTTTGAAACATCACAGCAGCTCCCTGCACATTTGCAGTTTAGCATTTGCAACCCTGAAACTTGACggatttttaaatgaattaatacATTTCTACACTTAGAAAACATGCTTTTTTCCCCTCGCAGAAAACACATCATTCAATCTTTTGCGGTAATCCAATATTTGACAATACAGGTAAAATGTACAGTATACATGTTTCCCCGCACACACTTTTTTGCACGTTACTACTTGTTAATGCTTCACTGACCATGATTGCTATGCATTGAGATGTCCCAAATGGTTCGATGGTCTTTAAATGCAACAAGTAAAAGTGACGCTTGTAGAGCTTAATAATCCATCTGTTTATTTATGGAGAGAAAACTTTGTCTTTTTTGCAACCAAACAAAAATGGGTTTGCAAAAAATAGAATATAACAAACTGCAACCAAAAAATGTAATTCAAATTAAGAAAATATATACTCTATATTCTTTCAAACAAAACTTttggttgcaaatattttttttgcggataaaaagattttttttggttgcaaaattATTTTTTCGGTTGCAACAAAACTTTAGTCTTGTAGGCCACACCTCTTCTGAACAATATtttgaatgcttttttttttttaattggtcagTACCATCCATCCCTTGTCTTTGGTATTTTTTTCCTCCAAatgatttgcaaccaaaaaaagatttgcaacccAAATTAAATgcaaacgtttttgttttttttattatttaaaaaaatgtttatttttttaattctaaatacatttttgggggttGCAAACCCTTTTTTTGTACGTTGCATAAAAAGACACAATCAATCTATTTTCATTCATAATCTCAAATTATCAAGTAATAGTAAAGAGTACCTGTGCATTTATACTTTAAAATGAATGTGTGTGACATATTTAGGGCATTAAACTTTCATTGTGAGCTGTACGTcaacaatatacatttttatggGCGTCTCACTTGTTCACAGACTTTCGCCATTTGTGAAAACTGAGAATCGACTGTAAAACATTCTATATTTGCTTCTTTTGTACAACATTTCAATGAAACCACGTtagatttagttttttttaaaaatgagagcAGTTTACTATGAGCTTACTTTTGCGGTTTAGCACCCACTTAGGAAACAGAATGAGTTGAGCGTCACAACTGACTCAGCAAAATGTAATAAACAATTGCCaaacaatgtgaaaaaaacaacaacattaaaaacattagttttttttagttaCAGCATTAGCTTGGTGGTTGATAGCATTCGCAGCTAATGCTTCATTTTGTGAATAAATCAATTAATTCATCAATGAATGAATGGCATTAGTGAGTTAAATAAAAGGGGCCTTTCCCACCAAATTCATGGGATTTTAATATTGGATCCTAAGTTTAATTTAttagaatccatccatttcctactgcttgtgtAAATACTCCACAAATCTGCTTTTTTCTCTTGGTCCAACGTTTCACAGACCACccctacagtttttttttttttaggtcattAGCTCtcagaaaaacaaaaatgttccTATTGCTGCTCTACTCCGGTATAAATACGCAAAAAACGAAGTAAAAACTTCCTGGGAGCCACCAAGCTCATCATATGCTATTTCCACATCATATACAACAAGATTCCAATATTTGAACTCTATACCATATATCCAAAAAGTTATAAATAGGAAAATACCCCTTTTAAGGAACAAACAAATTAATACATTAATGAACAAACATATTGATACATTAATGAACAAAAGAATGAATGATGGAGTGTTTCAAGGAACATACAATCAGGTGATTTTTGTCTGGTTGGCTTTTTAAGGCTTTCAATGCACCCAAAATAAGAATCTAAACTTTGGTCATTTTTAAATAAGgccaaacaataacaatattacaAATAATATTAACAGAGGAAATCCTACATAAAGAGGTAGAAGGATGAAAGAAAAGACACTTTTGAAGTAAAAAAAGGTACAAAGTGCTTGCTGTTACCGTGGAGACTAAACTGGACAGACTGTTCCTAGGTGCAGCCATAATGTGACATGGCTGCTAATCAAATCAAAGTATGTGTGTGATTGATGAACAGCACAGGAAGAAAAGACAACAaaaacatacagacacacacacgcacaccttgGCAACTGTGGGCGGTGACTATTATGGGGTGGCGGCAGCAGCAGGTGAGCCTTTGAGACTGTGGAGGGCAGCGTGGATCCTGAAGTGCAGTCTGGACTCCATAGAGTAGTCCTTGTATTTAGTCCTGACAACAACCACCAAAATAACAACATCAACTTACGGCCACACAACAGAAGTTTCCTGAACTTACTTGGCGTTTTCCATGAAGACGGCGGCCTTGCTCACATCACCTTGTTTCTGGTAGAGCAGACCCAGCTCGTACAGCGTGAAGGGAACCAGGTAATGATCGTAGCGGATGCGACTTTCACTGCAAGGACACTTCCTCTTAACCTGACTTCTCTTGTTGACcgtgggtttgtgtgtgtgtgtgtgtgtgtgcgcgctacCTGGTCAGGACCTGTGTGAAGCAGAGTTCTGCCTGCAGAGGGCGGTCCAGATGTTTGAGACAAAGACCCTTCAGCATCTGGACCAGACAGCTGTCATCCATGTGGAACTCTGACACCTCTGAGGAGTGCGGGGGGGGCAAGAGGTCAGGACAGTGAAATCCAGCAGGGAGAACTCACCCAGGTCACTCACGGGAGTCACGTTTGAGCTGCTCCTCCGCCGTCTCTATGGTAACCAGTAGC
This genomic interval carries:
- the cfi gene encoding complement factor I isoform X2; translation: MTSSQTSEFWNKDHDKVRMRLSPFLLLLLLASQTEALRNEESANADHLTPQDDFMGPEACLHRKPTRASCDLVFCPPWERCIEGRCSCKPPYLCPVEDMTPVCGRDNRLYRSYCQVMALACRNKKTAMSHFGETCSEQAKFTSSLDPQTGMVSLFVPEPASPSGGRRLLVCLKLWDTASANVACKEHGHELGASSAGWLDYPTLSQEGVDAAFPTSCVSVRCQGFETSLAECVIHDSVRIMDKVATVTCYNESSAPAGDKCGFKCANGKCVSTEHTCDGVDDCGDRSDEMCCKRCRSGAFRCKTGVCVHADALADGQVDCLDGKDEAVTSKAVSAGPTNTEYVSPRKETSASRAHLESKLQCGVPNATAAEDDSVRDRVSGGRYKRVVGGIPANRTQIQWQVGLEQNGKMDCGGTYIGGCWIVTAAHCVKPNPSMFRVKFSIWKKLTPQDTTDIVPVGDVIIHPKYKAGTYENDIALLRLKDLPQEKGKCVEDNPAVRPACLPWSTQLFQPNHTCSISGWGRMAEGKASEVLRWANVSLIDDCQRFYQDRFRPGMMCAGDLDGNVDSCQGDSGGPLICEDHLGMSYLWGVVSWGERCGQPGFPGVYTQVAHYFEWIRLHTGWPVVTKFNS
- the cfi gene encoding complement factor I isoform X1, with product MTSSQTSEFWNKDHDKVRMRLSPFLLLLLLASQTEALRNEESANADHLTPQDDFMGPEACLHRKPTRASCDLVFCPPWERCIEGRCSCKPPYLCPVEDMTPVCGRDNRLYRSYCQVMALACRNKKTAMSHFGETCSEEQAKFTSSLDPQTGMVSLFVPEPASPSGGRRLLVCLKLWDTASANVACKEHGHELGASSAGWLDYPTLSQEGVDAAFPTSCVSVRCQGFETSLAECVIHDSVRIMDKVATVTCYNESSAPAGDKCGFKCANGKCVSTEHTCDGVDDCGDRSDEMCCKRCRSGAFRCKTGVCVHADALADGQVDCLDGKDEAVTSKAVSAGPTNTEYVSPRKETSASRAHLESKLQCGVPNATAAEDDSVRDRVSGGRYKRVVGGIPANRTQIQWQVGLEQNGKMDCGGTYIGGCWIVTAAHCVKPNPSMFRVKFSIWKKLTPQDTTDIVPVGDVIIHPKYKAGTYENDIALLRLKDLPQEKGKCVEDNPAVRPACLPWSTQLFQPNHTCSISGWGRMAEGKASEVLRWANVSLIDDCQRFYQDRFRPGMMCAGDLDGNVDSCQGDSGGPLICEDHLGMSYLWGVVSWGERCGQPGFPGVYTQVAHYFEWIRLHTGWPVVTKFNS